The following are from one region of the Actinoplanes sp. L3-i22 genome:
- a CDS encoding branched-chain amino acid ABC transporter permease: protein MNWDVIFGVSLESLLNATMIAYALAAIGLNVHFGYTGLLNFGQSAFLGVAAYGLAMTVSTFNLPFWLGIVIGLLGAVVLALLLGIPTLRLRADYLAIVTIAAAEIVRLLFRSVTLSEWTGGSDGLQRFSDDFYAMNPYSKGLEIGVVSFDNRELWVMTVGWLLIAFSLLIVFLAMRSPWGRVIKAIREDEDAVRSLGKNVVSYKMQSLILGGVLGSLGGFVFALSRAAVQPDTYGTEFTFYMYTIVILGGAARVFGPVVGSMIFWVLLAFINALLPSLISEGYIPTWIMTPVQAGAVGYILVGLGLVLLLIFRPQGIFGDKKEVMLDGR, encoded by the coding sequence ATGAACTGGGACGTAATCTTCGGTGTTTCGCTGGAGTCGCTGCTCAACGCCACCATGATCGCGTACGCGCTGGCGGCGATCGGCCTGAACGTGCACTTCGGCTACACCGGCCTGCTGAACTTCGGCCAGTCGGCGTTCCTCGGCGTGGCCGCGTACGGCCTGGCCATGACCGTGTCCACCTTCAACCTGCCGTTCTGGCTCGGCATCGTGATCGGCCTGCTCGGCGCGGTCGTGCTGGCGCTGCTGCTGGGCATCCCGACGCTGCGGCTACGGGCCGACTACCTGGCCATCGTGACGATCGCGGCGGCCGAGATCGTCCGGCTGCTGTTCCGCTCGGTCACGCTGAGCGAGTGGACCGGTGGCTCCGACGGTCTCCAGCGGTTCTCGGACGACTTCTACGCGATGAACCCGTACAGCAAGGGTCTGGAGATCGGGGTTGTCAGTTTCGACAACCGTGAGCTGTGGGTGATGACGGTCGGCTGGCTGCTCATCGCGTTCTCGCTGCTGATCGTCTTCCTGGCGATGCGCAGCCCGTGGGGCCGGGTGATCAAGGCGATCCGGGAGGACGAGGACGCGGTCCGGAGCCTCGGCAAGAACGTCGTGTCGTACAAGATGCAGTCGCTGATCCTCGGTGGCGTGCTCGGCTCGCTGGGCGGCTTCGTCTTCGCCCTGAGCCGCGCGGCCGTGCAGCCGGACACCTACGGCACCGAGTTCACGTTCTACATGTACACGATCGTCATCCTGGGCGGCGCCGCCCGCGTGTTCGGCCCGGTCGTCGGCTCGATGATCTTCTGGGTCCTGCTCGCGTTCATCAACGCGCTGCTGCCGTCGCTGATCAGCGAGGGGTACATCCCCACCTGGATCATGACGCCCGTCCAGGCGGGTGCGGTCGGCTACATCCTGGTCGGTCTCGGCCTGGTCCTCTTGCTGATCTTCCGTCCGCAGGGCATCTTCGGTGACAAGAAGGAGGTCATGCTCGATGGCCGATGA
- a CDS encoding ABC transporter substrate-binding protein, protein MFRSHSGRAILGLAAAAALTLSAAACGSESDDTSTGSAPVASASADTSLADKVPADIKSAGKLIVGTDSTYAPNEYIDTDGKTIVGFDVDLFNAVGQKLGLTTEWQTAKFDSIIPGVGSGKYTVGVSSFTINADRMKEVNMISYFSAGTQWAAKTGATLSPDDACGKKIAVQTATVQADDIKARSKKCTDAGKAAITVDQYQAQSDATNAVVTGKDEAMLADSPIVAYAVKQTSGQLALLGDIYDSAPYGYAVGKTQTEFANVLAEAVKALIADGTYKTILDKWGVTAGAIDTPAVNPPA, encoded by the coding sequence ATGTTCCGCAGCCACTCCGGCCGGGCGATCCTCGGTCTGGCTGCCGCGGCGGCGCTGACGCTGTCCGCGGCCGCGTGCGGTTCCGAGTCCGACGACACGTCCACCGGCTCCGCGCCGGTGGCCAGTGCCTCGGCGGACACCAGCCTCGCCGACAAGGTTCCGGCCGACATCAAGTCCGCCGGCAAACTGATCGTCGGCACCGACTCGACGTACGCCCCGAACGAGTACATCGACACCGACGGCAAGACCATCGTCGGCTTCGACGTCGACCTGTTCAACGCGGTCGGCCAGAAGCTGGGCCTGACCACCGAGTGGCAGACCGCCAAGTTCGACAGCATCATCCCGGGCGTCGGCAGCGGGAAGTACACCGTCGGCGTCTCGTCGTTCACGATCAACGCCGACCGGATGAAGGAGGTCAACATGATCTCCTACTTCTCGGCCGGCACCCAGTGGGCCGCGAAGACCGGCGCCACGCTCAGCCCGGACGACGCCTGCGGCAAGAAGATCGCGGTGCAGACCGCGACCGTGCAGGCCGACGACATCAAGGCCCGGTCGAAGAAGTGCACCGACGCCGGCAAGGCGGCGATCACCGTCGACCAGTACCAGGCCCAGTCGGACGCCACCAACGCCGTGGTGACCGGTAAGGACGAGGCGATGCTCGCCGACTCGCCGATCGTGGCGTACGCGGTGAAGCAGACCAGCGGCCAGCTCGCGCTGCTCGGCGACATCTACGACTCGGCGCCGTACGGCTACGCGGTCGGCAAGACCCAGACCGAGTTCGCGAACGTGCTCGCCGAGGCGGTCAAGGCGCTGATCGCGGACGGCACCTACAAGACGATCCTCGACAAGTGGGGCGTCACCGCCGGCGCGATCGACACCCCCGCGGTCAACCCCCCGGCATGA
- the pyk gene encoding pyruvate kinase translates to MAVTRRVKIVCTMGPATKSPERMLGLVEAGMNVARMNFSHDTRENHREMYELVRAAAEQADRPVAILADLQGPKIRLGKFADGPHRWETGDRVVITSDDILGTKERVSCTYTPLPLEVKAGDRLLIDDGKVAVEVTGVADGKDIQCLVTEGGPVSNNKGVSLPNVAVSVPAMSDKDEQDLRFALKLGVDLVALSFVRSPEDIKLVHKVMDEEGRRVPVIAKVEKPEAVDHLEAIVLAFDGVMVARGDLGVELPLDQVPLVQKRAVQLCRENAKPVIVATQMLDSMIENSRPTRAEASDVANAVLDGADAVMLSGETSVGKYPVLTVSTMAKIVTTTEGGQLGVPHLQHDPKTHGGALTIAAAQIARNIGAKALVAFSQTGDTVRRLARLHVDLPLYAFTPVAEVRNTLALSWGVETFLTDFVEHTDDMFRQVDANVLGLGLAKPGDYVVVVAGSPPNAPGSTNTLRVHQLGSLVDPSAV, encoded by the coding sequence ATGGCCGTGACACGCCGCGTAAAGATCGTCTGCACGATGGGCCCCGCCACCAAGTCGCCGGAGCGGATGCTCGGCCTGGTTGAAGCGGGCATGAACGTGGCCCGGATGAACTTCAGCCACGACACCCGGGAGAACCACCGGGAGATGTACGAGCTGGTCCGCGCCGCCGCGGAGCAGGCCGACCGCCCGGTCGCCATCCTCGCCGACCTCCAGGGTCCGAAGATCCGGCTCGGCAAGTTCGCCGACGGCCCGCACCGCTGGGAGACCGGCGACCGGGTCGTGATCACCAGCGACGACATCCTCGGCACCAAGGAGCGGGTCTCCTGCACCTACACGCCGCTGCCGCTGGAGGTCAAGGCCGGTGACCGGCTCCTGATCGACGACGGCAAGGTCGCCGTCGAGGTGACCGGCGTCGCCGACGGCAAGGACATCCAGTGCCTGGTCACCGAGGGTGGCCCGGTCAGCAACAACAAGGGTGTCTCGCTGCCGAACGTCGCGGTGAGCGTCCCCGCGATGAGCGACAAGGACGAGCAGGACCTGCGCTTCGCCCTGAAGCTGGGCGTCGACCTGGTCGCGCTCTCGTTCGTCCGCTCGCCGGAGGACATCAAGCTGGTCCACAAGGTGATGGACGAGGAGGGTCGTCGCGTCCCGGTCATCGCCAAGGTGGAGAAGCCCGAGGCGGTCGACCACCTCGAGGCGATCGTGCTGGCCTTCGACGGTGTCATGGTCGCCCGTGGTGACCTGGGCGTCGAGCTCCCGCTGGACCAGGTCCCGCTGGTGCAGAAGCGCGCCGTCCAGCTGTGCCGGGAGAACGCGAAGCCGGTCATCGTCGCCACCCAGATGCTCGACTCCATGATCGAGAACTCGCGCCCGACCCGCGCCGAGGCCTCCGACGTCGCCAACGCGGTGCTCGACGGCGCCGACGCGGTGATGCTCTCCGGCGAGACCTCGGTCGGTAAGTACCCGGTGCTCACGGTCAGCACGATGGCCAAGATCGTCACCACCACCGAGGGCGGCCAGCTCGGCGTCCCGCACCTGCAGCACGACCCGAAGACGCACGGTGGCGCGCTGACCATCGCCGCCGCGCAGATCGCCCGGAACATCGGCGCCAAGGCGCTGGTCGCGTTCTCGCAGACCGGTGACACCGTGCGCCGCCTGGCCCGGCTGCACGTCGACCTGCCGCTCTACGCGTTCACCCCGGTCGCCGAGGTGCGCAACACCCTGGCGCTGAGCTGGGGCGTGGAGACGTTCCTGACCGACTTCGTCGAGCACACCGACGACATGTTCCGTCAGGTCGACGCGAACGTGCTGGGCCTCGGCCTGGCCAAGCCCGGCGACTACGTGGTCGTCGTGGCCGGCTCCCCGCCGAACGCGCCCGGCTCCACCAACACCCTGCGCGTGCACCAGCTCGGCTCCCTCGTGGACCCGTCCGCCGTATGA
- a CDS encoding glutamate synthase subunit beta has translation MPDPNGFLRYERQLPKRRPVPLRLMDWKEVYPPAGEELIRDQATRCMDCGIPFCHEGCPLGNRIPDWNDLVRTGAWESAIESLHATNNFPEFTGRLCPAPCEAACVLGIGDDPVTIKQVEVEIANHAFARGLVAQPAPVASGKSVAVVGSGPAGLAAAQQLARAGHAVTVYERDDRIGGLLRYGIPDFKIEKHVIDERLEQMSAEGVVFQAGVEVGVDLTADDLRERYDAVLLAAGALAGRDTAETPGRHLKGVHLAMEHLVPANRIVAGLQDTTPIDAKGKHVIIIGGGDTGADCLGVAHRQGAASVTQLDQYPLPPEFRTGLKDPWPTWPVILRNYAAHEEGGDRVFGVAVQEFVGDDQGNLVAIRLADVSVQRIDGVRTVVVAPGSEREVRADLVLLAIGFDGTEDQPLLSQFGLTRNRRNVLNADSDWQTEAEGVFVAGDMHKGASLIVWAIAEGRSAAAAIHDYLGAAGDLPAPVRSDQQPLAV, from the coding sequence GTGCCTGATCCGAACGGTTTCCTCCGCTACGAGCGGCAGCTCCCCAAGCGGCGTCCGGTCCCGCTGCGGCTGATGGACTGGAAAGAGGTCTACCCGCCCGCGGGCGAGGAGCTGATCCGCGACCAGGCCACCCGCTGCATGGACTGCGGCATCCCGTTCTGCCACGAGGGCTGCCCGCTGGGCAACCGCATCCCGGACTGGAACGACCTGGTCCGGACCGGTGCGTGGGAGTCGGCGATCGAGTCGCTGCACGCCACGAACAACTTCCCGGAGTTCACCGGGCGGCTCTGCCCGGCGCCGTGCGAGGCGGCGTGCGTGCTCGGCATCGGGGACGACCCGGTGACCATCAAGCAGGTCGAGGTGGAGATCGCCAACCACGCGTTCGCGCGGGGCCTGGTCGCGCAGCCGGCGCCGGTGGCGTCCGGCAAGTCGGTCGCGGTGGTCGGCTCCGGGCCGGCCGGGCTGGCGGCCGCCCAGCAGCTGGCGCGAGCCGGGCACGCGGTCACCGTCTACGAGCGCGACGACCGGATCGGCGGGCTGCTGCGGTACGGCATCCCCGACTTCAAGATCGAGAAGCACGTCATCGACGAGCGGCTCGAGCAGATGTCCGCCGAGGGCGTGGTCTTCCAGGCCGGCGTCGAGGTGGGCGTCGACCTGACCGCCGACGACCTGCGGGAGCGCTACGACGCGGTGCTGCTGGCCGCCGGCGCGCTGGCCGGCCGGGACACCGCGGAGACCCCGGGCCGCCACCTCAAGGGCGTCCACCTGGCCATGGAGCACCTGGTGCCGGCCAACCGGATCGTCGCCGGCCTGCAGGACACCACGCCGATCGACGCCAAGGGCAAGCACGTGATCATCATCGGTGGCGGCGACACCGGGGCCGACTGCCTCGGCGTCGCGCACCGCCAGGGCGCCGCGTCGGTCACCCAGCTCGACCAGTACCCGCTGCCCCCGGAGTTCCGGACCGGCCTCAAGGATCCGTGGCCGACCTGGCCGGTGATCCTGCGCAACTACGCCGCGCACGAGGAGGGTGGCGACCGCGTCTTCGGCGTGGCCGTGCAGGAGTTCGTCGGCGACGACCAGGGCAACCTGGTCGCGATCCGGCTGGCCGACGTGTCGGTGCAGCGGATCGACGGTGTCCGGACGGTCGTGGTGGCCCCCGGCTCGGAGCGCGAGGTGCGCGCCGACCTGGTGCTGCTGGCGATCGGCTTCGACGGCACCGAGGACCAGCCGCTGCTGTCGCAGTTCGGCCTGACCCGCAACCGGCGGAACGTGCTGAACGCGGACAGTGACTGGCAGACCGAGGCCGAGGGCGTGTTCGTGGCCGGCGACATGCACAAGGGCGCGTCCCTGATCGTCTGGGCGATCGCCGAGGGACGCTCCGCGGCGGCCGCGATCCACGACTACCTGGGCGCCGCCGGGGACCTTCCGGCACCCGTCCGCTCCGACCAGCAGCCGCTGGCGGTCTGA
- a CDS encoding ABC transporter ATP-binding protein, with product MADDITAVPPGVARAAEALKDVPHEPGAKKKDPILVADSVVRRFGGLTAVNVGHVEIQRGAITALIGPNGAGKTTFFNLLTGFDRPDEGKWEFNGKSLAGVPAHKVARQGMVRTFQLTKALSRLKVIDNMRLGGTGQKGEKFWQALVPALWRDQEKEITERADELLARFKLDTKREDFAGSLSGGQRKLLEMARALMVQPDMVMLDEPMAGVNPALTQSLLGHVKSLREDGMTVLFVEHDMDMVRDISDWVIVMGQGSVIAEGTPDTVMADPRVIDAYLGAHHDGTQHDPEAVAEEVPGAAETPETPQASQASGEEKAATTDE from the coding sequence ATGGCCGATGACATCACCGCCGTCCCGCCCGGTGTGGCCCGGGCGGCCGAGGCACTCAAGGACGTCCCGCACGAGCCCGGTGCGAAGAAGAAGGACCCGATCCTGGTCGCCGACTCGGTGGTGCGCCGGTTCGGCGGTCTCACCGCGGTCAACGTCGGCCACGTGGAGATCCAGCGCGGTGCGATCACCGCGCTGATCGGCCCGAACGGCGCCGGCAAGACCACCTTCTTCAACCTGCTGACCGGCTTCGACCGCCCGGACGAGGGCAAGTGGGAGTTCAACGGCAAGTCGCTGGCCGGCGTGCCCGCCCACAAGGTGGCCCGGCAGGGCATGGTCCGCACGTTCCAGCTCACCAAGGCGCTGTCCCGGCTCAAGGTGATCGACAACATGCGGCTCGGCGGCACCGGTCAGAAGGGCGAGAAGTTCTGGCAGGCGCTGGTTCCGGCGCTCTGGCGGGACCAGGAGAAGGAGATCACCGAGCGGGCCGACGAGCTGCTCGCCCGGTTCAAGCTCGACACCAAGCGCGAGGACTTCGCCGGCAGCCTCTCCGGCGGCCAGCGCAAGCTGCTCGAGATGGCCCGGGCCCTGATGGTCCAGCCGGACATGGTGATGCTGGACGAGCCGATGGCCGGCGTGAACCCGGCGCTGACCCAGTCGCTGCTCGGCCACGTCAAGAGCCTGCGCGAGGACGGGATGACCGTCCTGTTCGTCGAGCACGACATGGACATGGTCCGCGACATCAGCGACTGGGTGATCGTGATGGGCCAGGGCAGCGTGATCGCCGAGGGCACGCCGGACACCGTGATGGCCGACCCGCGGGTGATCGACGCGTACCTGGGCGCCCACCACGACGGCACCCAGCACGACCCCGAGGCCGTGGCCGAAGAGGTGCCCGGGGCGGCCGAGACCCCCGAGACCCCCCAGGCCTCCCAGGCTTCCGGCGAGGAGAAGGCGGCGACCACCGATGAGTGA
- a CDS encoding ABC transporter ATP-binding protein: protein MSDESSNEVGDRSEHLAAAEGALVRADDLIAGYLPGVNILNNCDLYAKEGELVGIIGPNGAGKSTLLKALFGLVNIRSGDVVLRGEKITNLKANKLVAKGIGFVPQTNNVFGNLTIEENLEMGTFLRPKRFKERFEFVSGLFPALGTRRKQRAGSLSGGERQMVAMGRALMMEPSVLLLDEPSAGLSPAMQDEVFFRTKQINETGVTVIMVEQNARRCLQICDRGYVLDQGRNAYTASGRDLMHDPKVIELYLGTLARA from the coding sequence ATGAGTGACGAGTCCAGCAACGAGGTCGGCGACCGCTCCGAGCACCTGGCGGCCGCCGAGGGCGCCCTGGTCCGGGCGGACGACCTGATCGCCGGCTACCTGCCCGGCGTCAACATCCTCAACAACTGCGACCTGTACGCCAAGGAGGGCGAGCTGGTCGGCATCATCGGCCCCAACGGCGCCGGTAAGTCGACCCTGCTCAAGGCCCTCTTCGGCCTGGTGAACATCCGTTCCGGCGACGTCGTGCTGCGCGGCGAGAAGATCACCAACCTGAAGGCGAACAAGCTGGTCGCCAAGGGGATCGGCTTCGTCCCGCAGACCAACAACGTCTTCGGCAACCTCACCATCGAGGAGAACCTCGAGATGGGGACGTTCCTGCGGCCGAAGCGCTTCAAGGAGCGCTTCGAGTTCGTCTCGGGGTTGTTCCCGGCGCTGGGCACCCGCCGCAAGCAGCGGGCCGGCTCGCTCTCCGGCGGTGAGCGCCAGATGGTGGCGATGGGCCGGGCCCTGATGATGGAGCCCAGCGTGCTGCTGCTCGACGAGCCGTCGGCGGGCCTCTCGCCGGCCATGCAGGACGAGGTCTTCTTCCGCACCAAGCAGATCAACGAGACCGGCGTCACGGTGATCATGGTCGAGCAGAACGCCCGCCGCTGCCTGCAGATCTGCGACCGCGGCTACGTGCTGGACCAGGGCCGCAACGCCTACACCGCGTCCGGCCGGGATCTGATGCACGACCCCAAGGTGATCGAGCTCTACCTGGGCACGCTCGCCCGCGCCTGA
- a CDS encoding branched-chain amino acid ABC transporter permease, with protein sequence MINVSDESGNSAGTSTSAADGKWSVAVKGPGTYKVDLDTTTLPQGVTVTNGRPSLTLTVFEGAARNVLFPLGAATAPGSKPADSGGSSTADRVFDLIYTGIHFGLIIALAALGLSLIFGTMGLTNFAHGELISFGALGCFFLNVKLGLPLIPSAILAVVLGGAFGYFQDRVFWGWLRNRRTGLIGMMIISIGMALVLRYVYLYFFGGDTRQYTEYVAQPGMDLGVISVAPKNLLMDGVAIVVLVVVSLALTKTRLGKATRAVSTNPSLAAASGISVDAIIRLVWTIGGALAALSGVMLALFQGVNYQMGFQILLLVFAAVTLGGLGTAFGALIGSLVVGLATQLSTLWIPTELKNVGALVVLIVIILFRPQGILGRRERIG encoded by the coding sequence GTGATCAACGTTTCCGACGAGAGCGGCAATTCGGCCGGTACGTCGACCTCCGCCGCGGACGGCAAGTGGTCCGTCGCGGTCAAGGGGCCGGGTACCTACAAGGTCGACCTGGACACCACGACGCTCCCTCAGGGCGTGACCGTCACCAACGGTCGCCCGAGCCTGACTCTGACAGTCTTCGAGGGTGCCGCCCGCAACGTGCTGTTCCCGCTGGGCGCGGCCACCGCGCCGGGGAGCAAGCCGGCCGACAGCGGGGGCTCGTCCACCGCTGACCGGGTGTTCGACCTCATCTACACCGGCATTCACTTCGGCCTGATCATCGCGCTGGCCGCGCTCGGCCTGTCGCTGATCTTCGGCACCATGGGCCTGACCAACTTCGCCCATGGCGAGTTGATCTCCTTCGGCGCGCTGGGCTGCTTCTTCCTCAACGTGAAGCTCGGCCTGCCGCTGATCCCGTCGGCGATCCTGGCGGTGGTGCTGGGTGGCGCGTTCGGCTACTTCCAGGACCGGGTGTTCTGGGGCTGGCTGCGGAACCGCCGGACCGGCCTGATCGGCATGATGATCATCTCGATCGGTATGGCCCTGGTGCTCCGCTACGTCTACCTGTACTTCTTCGGTGGCGACACTCGGCAGTACACCGAGTACGTGGCGCAGCCCGGCATGGACCTGGGCGTCATCTCGGTCGCCCCGAAGAACCTGCTCATGGACGGGGTCGCGATCGTCGTCCTGGTCGTGGTGTCACTGGCGCTGACCAAGACCCGGCTCGGCAAGGCCACCCGCGCGGTGTCGACGAACCCGTCGCTCGCGGCGGCCTCCGGCATCAGCGTCGACGCGATCATCCGGCTGGTCTGGACGATCGGCGGCGCGCTGGCCGCGCTCAGCGGTGTCATGCTCGCCCTGTTCCAGGGCGTGAACTACCAGATGGGCTTCCAGATCCTGCTGCTGGTGTTCGCCGCGGTCACCCTCGGTGGTCTCGGCACCGCGTTCGGCGCCCTGATCGGCAGCCTCGTCGTCGGCCTGGCGACGCAGCTGTCCACGCTGTGGATCCCGACCGAGCTCAAGAATGTCGGCGCCCTGGTGGTGCTGATCGTGATCATCCTGTTCCGGCCGCAGGGCATCCTGGGCCGCCGCGAGCGGATCGGCTGA
- a CDS encoding ANTAR domain-containing response regulator: MADTQAGAERRRVLIAEDEALIRLDLAEMLVEEGYDVVGEAGDGETAVRLAEELKPDLVILDIKMPIMDGLAAAERIAGGRIAPVVILTAFSQRDLVERARAAGAMAYLVKPFQKSDLVPAIEIALSRYSEIAALESEVAGLTDRLETRKSVERAKGELMTKYAMTEPQAFKWIQRTAMDHRMTMREVADRILKEAEGEATPAG, translated from the coding sequence GTGGCCGACACGCAGGCTGGTGCCGAGCGCAGGCGGGTGCTCATCGCCGAGGACGAGGCCCTGATCCGGTTGGATCTCGCCGAGATGCTCGTCGAGGAGGGCTACGACGTCGTCGGTGAGGCCGGTGACGGCGAGACCGCCGTCCGCCTGGCCGAGGAGCTGAAGCCGGACCTGGTGATTCTGGACATCAAGATGCCGATCATGGATGGGCTGGCCGCCGCCGAGCGGATCGCCGGCGGGCGGATCGCCCCGGTCGTCATCCTCACGGCGTTCAGCCAGCGGGATCTGGTCGAGCGTGCCCGGGCAGCGGGCGCGATGGCCTACCTGGTGAAGCCGTTCCAGAAGTCCGACCTGGTCCCGGCGATCGAGATCGCGCTGTCCAGGTATTCGGAGATCGCCGCGCTGGAGTCCGAGGTGGCCGGGCTGACCGACCGCCTGGAGACGCGCAAGTCCGTCGAGCGGGCCAAGGGCGAGCTGATGACGAAGTACGCGATGACCGAGCCGCAGGCGTTCAAGTGGATCCAGCGCACCGCGATGGATCACCGGATGACCATGCGCGAGGTCGCGGACCGGATCCTGAAGGAAGCCGAGGGTGAAGCCACCCCCGCTGGATAG
- a CDS encoding ABC transporter substrate-binding protein — MIRRNFAWRSVAVLGAASLALGACSKNSDEPTTGSSSAATSAAGDGVLKIGTLLPQTGSLAFLGPPEFAGVKLAVKDINAAGGVLGKDVVESDTDSGDTSTDIASQSVNKLLAEKADVIIGAASSSVSLSVIDKITGAGVVQISPANTSDQFTTYNDKGLYFRTAPPDQLQGRVLGDLIVADGNAKVGLLVMQDTYGTGLAKSARAAIESGGGQVAAEEVYDPKAADFSAEVGKIKAANPDAIVMIGFDETKKIVPKLVEAGLTAKTKKWYFVDGNLSNYGKEFPAGTFEGAKGTLPGAKATDDFKKQLLTVDASLKDFSYSAESYDATILTALAATAAKSDAPSEYSKQLAAVSKGGEKCTTFKDCKALLDAGKDIDYDGVSGPIEFNDAGDPAEATIGIYQYGADNTYKNVAYQSGKIS; from the coding sequence ATGATCCGCCGCAACTTCGCATGGCGCAGCGTCGCCGTGCTGGGTGCCGCTTCCCTTGCACTGGGCGCGTGCTCTAAGAACAGCGACGAGCCGACCACCGGTTCCTCTTCGGCCGCCACCTCGGCCGCCGGCGACGGCGTGCTGAAGATCGGCACCCTGCTGCCGCAGACCGGTTCTCTCGCCTTCCTCGGCCCGCCGGAGTTCGCCGGCGTCAAGCTCGCCGTCAAGGACATCAACGCGGCCGGCGGCGTGCTGGGCAAGGACGTCGTGGAGAGCGACACCGACTCCGGTGACACCTCCACCGACATCGCCAGCCAGTCCGTGAACAAGCTGCTCGCCGAGAAGGCCGACGTCATCATCGGCGCCGCCTCCTCGTCGGTCTCCCTCTCCGTGATCGACAAGATCACCGGCGCGGGCGTCGTCCAGATCTCGCCGGCGAACACGTCGGACCAGTTCACGACGTACAACGACAAGGGCCTCTACTTCCGGACCGCGCCGCCGGACCAGCTGCAGGGCCGCGTCCTCGGTGACCTCATCGTCGCCGACGGCAACGCGAAGGTCGGCCTGCTGGTCATGCAGGACACGTACGGCACCGGCCTCGCCAAGAGCGCCCGCGCCGCGATCGAGTCCGGTGGCGGCCAGGTCGCCGCCGAAGAGGTCTACGACCCGAAGGCGGCGGACTTCTCCGCCGAGGTCGGCAAGATCAAGGCCGCGAACCCGGACGCGATCGTCATGATCGGCTTCGACGAGACCAAGAAGATCGTCCCGAAGCTGGTCGAGGCGGGCCTGACCGCGAAGACCAAGAAGTGGTACTTCGTCGACGGCAACCTGTCGAACTACGGCAAGGAGTTCCCGGCCGGCACGTTCGAGGGCGCGAAGGGCACCCTGCCGGGCGCCAAGGCGACCGACGACTTCAAGAAGCAGCTGCTGACGGTCGACGCGTCGCTGAAGGACTTCTCGTACTCGGCGGAGTCGTACGACGCCACCATCCTCACCGCCCTGGCCGCCACGGCCGCCAAGAGCGACGCTCCGAGTGAGTACTCGAAGCAGCTGGCCGCGGTCAGCAAGGGTGGCGAGAAGTGCACCACGTTCAAGGACTGCAAGGCCCTGCTGGACGCCGGCAAGGACATCGACTACGACGGCGTGAGCGGTCCGATCGAGTTCAACGACGCCGGTGACCCGGCCGAGGCCACCATCGGCATCTACCAGTACGGCGCGGACAACACGTACAAGAACGTCGCGTACCAGTCCGGCAAGATCTCCTGA
- a CDS encoding acyl-CoA thioesterase II gives MTQPLSGQAAVDQLLEILDLRQVDEATFTGDSPQTGAQRVFGGQVAGQALVAAGRTVDPGRNVHSLHGYFVRPGDPTEPITFHVETIRDGRSFSVRRSTAKQHGKTIFFMSASFQVLEEGLDHHEPAPDGIPAPEDVPTMRDWVEKYPNRRSVFNASPQAVDVRYVGQPGWVPPGDRDADPQQRVWMRVDGKLPDDPLIHACALTYASDLSLLDAVLSYHGEVWGPGGVVGASLDHALWFHRTFRADEWFLYDSASPSASRARGLANGRMFTRDGRHIASAVQEGLLRRVGA, from the coding sequence ATGACGCAGCCCCTGTCGGGTCAGGCCGCCGTCGACCAGCTTCTGGAGATTCTCGACCTGAGGCAGGTCGACGAGGCCACCTTCACCGGGGACAGTCCGCAGACCGGTGCCCAGCGCGTGTTCGGCGGCCAGGTCGCCGGGCAGGCGCTGGTCGCCGCGGGCCGCACGGTGGATCCCGGCCGGAACGTGCACTCGCTGCACGGCTACTTCGTCCGGCCCGGTGACCCCACCGAGCCGATCACGTTCCACGTGGAGACGATCCGGGACGGAAGATCCTTTTCCGTACGCCGTTCCACCGCGAAGCAGCACGGCAAGACGATCTTCTTCATGTCGGCGTCGTTCCAGGTCCTCGAGGAGGGCCTGGATCACCACGAGCCGGCGCCGGACGGGATCCCCGCCCCGGAGGACGTCCCCACCATGCGCGACTGGGTGGAGAAGTACCCGAACCGGCGGAGCGTCTTCAACGCCAGTCCGCAGGCGGTCGACGTGCGCTACGTCGGCCAGCCCGGCTGGGTGCCGCCCGGGGACCGGGACGCCGACCCGCAGCAGCGGGTCTGGATGCGGGTGGACGGCAAGCTGCCGGACGACCCGCTGATCCACGCCTGCGCGCTGACCTACGCGTCCGACCTGTCGCTGCTGGACGCGGTGCTGTCCTACCACGGCGAGGTGTGGGGGCCCGGGGGTGTGGTCGGCGCGAGCCTGGACCACGCGCTCTGGTTCCACCGGACGTTCCGGGCCGACGAGTGGTTCCTCTACGACAGTGCCAGCCCGTCGGCGAGCCGGGCCCGCGGCCTGGCGAACGGCCGGATGTTCACCCGCGACGGCCGGCACATCGCCAGCGCCGTCCAGGAGGGCCTGCTCCGCCGCGTCGGCGCCTGA